The Haliotis asinina isolate JCU_RB_2024 chromosome 2, JCU_Hal_asi_v2, whole genome shotgun sequence genomic interval TCCAGGACCTCCTGGATATGGCCAAATAGCCAGTAAAGCTGCTACACTCTCTGGTGTTTATCTCCTCAGCACGCAACATGGATTTGAATTCCAGCATCAATCAATATACGATGCAGTTTTCCTTGACCTGGCTGGTGAGGACCCAGAAATGTGCATCAAAATTTGCCCTGCTCAGATGCTTGTAGAGCTGGTAAGGACACACAGTAATGAGACTGAGGAAGAGGGTGTTGTGATTCGCTTGACAAgagaatattttaaaaatcttgCTGATAGAATTACAAACATCCTTCTGTCAGAAGATGGGAGTGAGATCCTGAATCACCCCTCGTTACAGGATGGAGACTTTCGACCATATCTGGAGTCAAAATTGGAGCGAAGCGTGTGTGAAGAAATTGGTAAAAGAAAAGTGAGTACTTCAAGCATCACATACTACCCAGACATAAGTAATATGCTCGATCCTCATGTAGTGTTATCTTATACATTTCTCCTTTCACACGTTGGGATGAAGCAAGGCGCACTGGCTAAGTACATTCTCTTGCAAAGTTCAAACTTTCCAAATGCTGTTTTGAAAGAATATATGGTTTGTGCTATCTACCaaagtcacaatgacgtcattaaCATGCTGTTGGACAGAGGGGTTGTTCCGGATGAAACGTGTGTGAAGGCACTTTCAGCCTCCCAAAGCATTGATGAAGCTACATCGTCTCGATTGCTTGATTTGATATCAACTGCTTTGGAACGATTCCGAGAAAGAGACGATGTTCTGTTCTTGGCGTCTCTGAATGGAAATGTCGAATTAGTTAAGAGAATTATAGACTCATCTGGAGATGGAAGTCATGACCTTTGCTATCGTGCTCTTTCTGCTTTGTTCAAAGAGATGGCAAATAATCCAGAATACAACAATGTTGAGTGGATGCAGAGGAGACGCCACATCCTCGAGGAAATACTCCAGCTGATGTTAAATCACATCCCAGAGAAGGAGGAAGTAGCTCACCTGCTTTATAAATGTGCAGGGCATGCATGTCCAGTAGCTCTGAAGATACTGATAGAAAAGTGCACATCTCAAAACGTTGATCTCCACAACTTGAAGGACTGTCTGCAGTCAGCGTGCGAGGCTGGAGGAGGCAAATGTGTACGCATCATCTTGGACCATCTGACCATTACAGAAGCCACGTATGACAACATAGCTGACTGCATATGCCTATCTGCACAATCGGCCACAGACAGTTGTGTAAAGATTCAACTGTTGATGAATTTTATTGATGCGAACATTGGAAATGTTCCATCACACAGCCAAACACTGAATAGGATATTTGGCGTATTTACACCATTGACTAGAGCGTCTGAACACGGCAACCTCGACGCTGTGAAGATGCTGATTCAGAAAGGAGCTGATGTCAATCTGGAAGATGGGAGGGGTTCCACACCTCTTCATACAGCTGTGGGTTTGGACAATTTAGCCTGTGTTACAGCACTTCTTGACGCTGGAGCCCTTGTAAACAAACGTATTCAAGGTTCTCAACCAATCTTATTTGGCACAAACAGGCTTGACATAGTTCAGAAGCTGGTAGCTGCTGAATGTGACATTAATGCAATTGACGAAGATGGAAGATCAGCTCTACACACATCGGCCGGATTTAACAACATTGATGTCTTCAAATTTCTATGCAACAAAGGATGCAATGTTGATCAGAAAGATGAGTACGGCGTCACAGCATATCATGTGGCAGCAGAGTATGCTGATTTGGATATGCTGAAATATCTACATAAAATGAATGCTAAGCCGACAGTTGATGTTGATGGATTGTCCGTGCTTCACTATGCTTGCTGTTCCATCAATGAAACAATGGACAAAGTGCAGTTCCTTGTGGACACGGTAAAGGTACCAATTGATACAAGAGATAGGGATGGAAGAACGGCACTGTATCCAGCAGTGCAGACAGCAGGGTTGGAAGTGGTGGAGTTCCTAGTAGGAAGGGGGCTGAGTATACATGACAGGGACAAGGATGGCAATACCTATCTACATGCAGTATTTCTAAGGTATGAGAAGTCTACCCATGATGAACTGGTGAAGTTCCTTTTCAAGGCCAGCTTGGATCCAGATTTATACAACACATTTGATGGAAGAACACCTCTACATCTGGCATTAGATTCAGGACTGTGGCATTTCTTTGAAGACCATTTGGTGACCTTGATTGACAGAACTTCCAACATCAATCACAAAGATTCCGAAGGAAGGACACCTCTCCATATGGCAGCATACCGTGATGCCAGTGGGGTTGTTAAACGACTTCTAGACAAGGGTGCTGACAAAGAGATAAAGGATTCAGATGGATGCAAAGCTGTTGAATTGGTGCCAGACGGTGGAAGTGGCGAGACAAAAGCTCTTTTGTGTCCAACTAAATTACCGACTCCATAAAATTGTATACAATAGACAATGGGTGTCTTCAGGCTAAGTTACAGCATCCTAAGGTTATATGAACTTAAAGGGATCACGTGTTTTATACCCCCATTTGACTAGTCCGCGGCATAATTGCCGGCGCAAAAATGGTCCCGcaatttgtctgaaaatattcgTCCATCTTTCACGACTCTTCTCCATGGAAGTGAATTATTACTTAAGAGTTCCTCATCTTCCATAATGCTCCGGCAGGCCAAATTTTCCGCAAATGTGCTTTTGAACAGCAGCGGTTTCAACAGTAACAGCTCCATCATCGAAAGtctcatcatcagcagcagcaagtTCATTACGTCCCCCACCGCTCTTGGGAATCTCAAAACTCGAGATGGGCTGCACAACAATGCTCCCATCCCTCGCCGTCCTAGGCAGCAGATTAACAGGAACCACGGCCCCGACCAATGAGCTGAACATCAACACACGTAGAATACTACCTGATAATAGTTTGGAATCGCATGCATAATTTTCTTGACAATttataaaaatatcattttgctGTTTGTTCCATACATGTGTGTGAACCTACTTTTGATCAGGTTTTAGCTTGTTTTACAGAAAAGTTAGCAGACCATTAAGATAAATTGTAATAAAGGTTTCATTACGTATTCAGTGGTAATTTTGTCGGGTTGTATACATCAACTTAGCTCTTCAGTGTGGTCACACTTCTACGTCTTACCACGTTGTGATGATGTCTGTAGCATACACTACATCCAAACCGTATTGTCATCAATACTATCGACAAAAAGAGAAAGTGGGCAACAGTACACATTACATAAAAAATTAAACTCTCTTATTGTGGTGATGATGTCCAGCTATCAACACTAGCTATCAACACATACGTCACAAGCTTCAAACCCCGACATAACTGTAACTTGTAAGAAAAACATGACAAAGGAAacttttaacaacatttcaaTGCAAGAATGAGTAAATGTGAAAACACGAATTTTCAATGACATAGCAAAAATTTACAATGAGACAGCATTCGCAGAATGGGGGGATACTTCGTCAAGAATCTCGGGTGCATATTACTTATGAAGGGGGTAGCGTTCCAACCATCACGGTACAATTACACTTGAGCCTGTCTGATGACATATTGTTGCCGAGCAACCTGTCTCACTTCACTGTTCCAGACACGGTCGCCCTTTCTTGCCTTCTACAGTGTCTCTCTTGGGACGCATCACATTGGCCAAATGATGCATATTGGCCGTCTAGCCCCACTGCCCAGGAATACTGTTGTGGTCATCCTCGTCTCTGTCTACAAGTGCATCCTGGTGGGCAGTGTACCTCGTCCTCATGATGTTGTGA includes:
- the LOC137272575 gene encoding serine/threonine-protein phosphatase 6 regulatory ankyrin repeat subunit C-like — its product is MEVVATSSGCSTVKKMRADSANNLQVETPDVLSDGQNVYNIQDSSITVQETICETPNYALQNIIDATEMLMKREDPDKHVSTYAERTALKHLKNTGCVFIKGRSGTGKSRVALSLLSQIQKDTGRIPLLLAFPQQWKDVPVGKSKGQYVVLIDDIFGSSNLFQSHVDDWSKVLKIMNAVVELGHIFLVLTSRPEISAQCEKRMKTHELFKRIKCVTLDDGEFSLRVSEKQKIMEKYFGRKKRLSEEDIKQISETKTSLGFPQCCALFASHKLPASRAVSFFRSPQVCIKEILDCLKESEPLSHFVLLLVMIQKGFLDQKLLKSRKDRNFGDIVADLSTFCDIPGPPGYGQIASKAATLSGVYLLSTQHGFEFQHQSIYDAVFLDLAGEDPEMCIKICPAQMLVELVRTHSNETEEEGVVIRLTREYFKNLADRITNILLSEDGSEILNHPSLQDGDFRPYLESKLERSVCEEIGKRKVSTSSITYYPDISNMLDPHVVLSYTFLLSHVGMKQGALAKYILLQSSNFPNAVLKEYMVCAIYQSHNDVINMLLDRGVVPDETCVKALSASQSIDEATSSRLLDLISTALERFRERDDVLFLASLNGNVELVKRIIDSSGDGSHDLCYRALSALFKEMANNPEYNNVEWMQRRRHILEEILQLMLNHIPEKEEVAHLLYKCAGHACPVALKILIEKCTSQNVDLHNLKDCLQSACEAGGGKCVRIILDHLTITEATYDNIADCICLSAQSATDSCVKIQLLMNFIDANIGNVPSHSQTLNRIFGVFTPLTRASEHGNLDAVKMLIQKGADVNLEDGRGSTPLHTAVGLDNLACVTALLDAGALVNKRIQGSQPILFGTNRLDIVQKLVAAECDINAIDEDGRSALHTSAGFNNIDVFKFLCNKGCNVDQKDEYGVTAYHVAAEYADLDMLKYLHKMNAKPTVDVDGLSVLHYACCSINETMDKVQFLVDTVKVPIDTRDRDGRTALYPAVQTAGLEVVEFLVGRGLSIHDRDKDGNTYLHAVFLRYEKSTHDELVKFLFKASLDPDLYNTFDGRTPLHLALDSGLWHFFEDHLVTLIDRTSNINHKDSEGRTPLHMAAYRDASGVVKRLLDKGADKEIKDSDGCKAVELVPDGGSGETKALLCPTKLPTP